The candidate division TA06 bacterium region TGGTAAGTTTCAAAAAGGTGAAGCCAGAAGACATTGGCGGAGCCTATCGTTTCAACCAGGGCCTGGCCCGGGTGAACATCCAGAACAAATACCGCTTCATTGACAAAACCGGCAAGTTCATTGGAACCCAGAAATACGACTGGGCCGGGGATTTTTCGGACGGACTGGCCCCGGTGAAGATCAAGCAGGCGGGCTATGTGGTGGAGAAGCTTTCCTGCGGCTATATCAACAAGGCCGGCAAGATGGTGATCAAACCGCAGTTTGACGATGGCGGTCCATTCGTAGACGGCCTGGCCCGGGTGAAGACCGGGGGCAAATACGGCTATATAAACAAAATAGGGAAAATGGCGATCAATCCGGCCTTCGATGATGCCCAGGACTTCAGCCAGGAGATGGCCGGAGTGAAAGTAGAGGACAAATGGGGATTCATCAGCAAGGGCGGACAGCAGGTGATAGAGCCACAGTTCATTGAGGTCCGGCCGTTTTCCGAAGACCTGGCCGGCATCAAGGCCGGCGAAGTATGGGGTTATGCCGATAAGACCGGAAAGATCGCGGTGGACACCCAGTTTGATGAGGTTTTTAAGTTCAATAACGGTCTGGGGATGATCAAGAACGACGGGGATTACGGGTATATCAATAAAAATGGAGAATCGGTCTGGGAGGCTACGGAATAGCTCATCTTAAAGGATTTGGAAAATTCCCCCAACACGGGGTGAGGCGCAACGAGCGCTCGTTAAACAGAAAAAGAAATAAACTTCCGCTGAAAGGGTTGTCCAGGAAACAGGCCCTTATTTTATACCGTGCCTTTTTCTTGGTT contains the following coding sequences:
- a CDS encoding WG repeat-containing protein: MLRHLILIVLLALAPGWAHSQKLKTATSEKPVLLFPVKQAGKWGYIDKAGKLAVALQFDSAGAFSEGLAAVRLGDKYGFIDPAGKYVIDPLLLYADVFSEGLAAVGVTGKDGSGNYCYINQAGKIVVSFKKVKPEDIGGAYRFNQGLARVNIQNKYRFIDKTGKFIGTQKYDWAGDFSDGLAPVKIKQAGYVVEKLSCGYINKAGKMVIKPQFDDGGPFVDGLARVKTGGKYGYINKIGKMAINPAFDDAQDFSQEMAGVKVEDKWGFISKGGQQVIEPQFIEVRPFSEDLAGIKAGEVWGYADKTGKIAVDTQFDEVFKFNNGLGMIKNDGDYGYINKNGESVWEATE